The Thamnophis elegans isolate rThaEle1 chromosome Z, rThaEle1.pri, whole genome shotgun sequence DNA window TGGCTAAAATTAGCTGGGGAACTCCGTGGCAGCATTATTGATACATGATGTTTTAACTGTCAATTATAGCCCATTAAGTAACCTGTGAGTCCTAGCGCCAATCTTACTTTGTGAGTAGATTTGATAAGAAAATGTATTACGTTGTATGTTCTCTGAGCTAAAATGCTTTGTATATTTCCAAGATGAAATATTCAAACAATTTGACCCAGGTTGCTCATAATGTAGGATTATTGTATTTGCAACCAATGTTGTTTCCCAGaactaaaacaaaacagaaaagccTTTAAAAAGACCATActtagaaagaggaaaaagacagATATAATTTACTGAACATAATTATCTATTAACTCTCAATTTATTAAGTAACCAATCCACAAACCAAATTATTCTGCTCAGTTTTCTCTTGGGTTACAGCCTTTGAACATTTCACTAAGTACGGCATAATCCATGTTCCACTTTCTTTTTACCTAAGGTTATTTCAATACTTTAAAATTCTCTTGCCTgcggaatatatttgtaaagtttctactttaaaaaattgaaaatggtattgaataaatataaattttaaagtacAGATGATTAATCTCTGTCTAGTCTCCTACCTCTTCATACTTTCACAAACTACCAAATTCCTCTTTACTTTCTTTCAAAATAATCTCAAAAGCTATTCTCAGAATGTAGGGGCTTTGTTTTCCCCATCAATCTGAGGGCAATGAGAGTTTGACCAATGAAGATAACCAAGCATTTAGGAGTGTTTGTATTTCTTTTCCAAGAGGCCACTCTTGTTAACTTACAATGTCTCTAACTGGCCCTGAATTCTCTATATCAACCAACTAGTACAGACCAGATATATGACTTGAATGGAAAAACTGCATGGCTGGGAAAGCTGTTGAATCAAGGCACTAACGgaacaaggaaaagaaaacagagcAATTAAGAGAAATGATATGAATCACATGATAAAGACCATCAAGAGCAGATATTAGAAGTCattccaaaaaaatttttttaaataaaggaatgaaaatggaagataaatgacAAAATATCAATTTGAATAAAACAGCTACAATCAATCACCATCTTAAGTACTAGTCTAGaaactaacatttttttttagtccCAACGTATCTTGAAGGCATGAAAACAGGAAAGATAGCTTTAGTGTGTCTTCTACATTTCGTTGATTTCAAAGAACTGgcttataaaaacaaaacataagcACCGACAAGCATATAACTGTTCATTTACTCAGGAAAATATAGTTGGCCTGTGAGATTAGACCAATTAAATCTTATGTATGGCTTTCATGGAATTTGGAAAGAGTGGGCTTGCCAAATCTCTGCAATTCTGGTAACTCAACAGTCCAGTTTCTAaactcaaataaaaaaaataaatgaattggaAGAAACAGAATCAAGACAGATAAATCCAAGCGTAAATGAAAAATATCTGTATTCCAAACATCTGTATACTTTAAAAAAGATAACAAAATTAGGCAATTGTTGGGCTTCAGGGTTAGGGATCTAAACAACAATTATTTGTATAATTATTAAGGAAAACATCTAGAGGAAGCAATATGAAACCAAAACAATGCAATTAACCGACTGAAGTTTTTCAGAAAAATCATTTTGAGACCCTGCAGATTGCTGAAGGCATTCATATATCATGGCCACTCACATCTGAAGGGTTGGAAACCCCCTCTTTATATACCATTGTGATTCTCCCTTGATAAACACTgtatagttttgtttttaaattcagtggctcaaaggaaaaaaaaacattctagcAGTAGTCATCGCTATCAGCAGGAAACGGTCAGGAGAGAAACCTGGCTCCCAGGATTTACTACTCTGTCTCACTGATCCTTCCGCCTGCTCATCAGAGAAGTCCCAAAACCTCCAGCACCCACACAAAAGTCCTTCagtcttcatcctcctcctcttccacatcctcctcttcttcgtaGTCTTCATCTTCCGCCTTTAGCATCGCGGCCGCCATCTCTTCGTCTACCTCCTCGTCGTCGTCCCCCAAACACACCTCCACCTCGCACGGCGCAGGCAAGTACGAGCGAAACCACTCCAACGCTTGCTCCGGGCTCATTCCTGATTTGCGGCAGAGCATCGGCAAGTCATTCTCCTGCAGCTGTGTGTGGGTGTCCCAGTACTGTTCCAGGGGGCCTGTGTCTGGAGGATTTGTGCATggctggggaggaggaggaggaggaggaggaggaagaggaggaggtccaCCTGAGGAAGCAGGCTCTGGACTGTGCCCTGCATTGTCCCGGAACCATCTCAGCTGACCGTGCTTCAGGGCGTAACGCGTGTCTCCAAACCACTGGATGATCTCTGCCCGGGGTAACCCGGTTACCTGCTCCAGCTGGTGATAATCCTCTCTCCTGGCCCACTGCCGGTGAAGGAAGAAGGCCTTTAACAAATCCAGTTGCTCCTTCGTCTTCCGCTTAGGCTTCCGTAAAACCTCTGGCAAAGAAGTCTGCTGGTCGCTGACTGAATGCTGATGGTTTTGACGGTCCGTGACACTGGTTGTAATTTTCGAGGACGGCTGGGCGGCTTTCACCGAAGAACCCAATGGAAGAATCGTGGGGTGGCTCCCGCCGTTGACAGCAGGCGTGATGGACTCGGGGGGCGGTTGGGACACCGTGGGGAAGCTCCAGGCCATCGTATGAGAATCCGGGAGGTTATAATCCAGGCCGAGGGTTGTGATGGGGGGATAAGCACCGGAAATGGTCTCTTTGGTATTTTGAAAATTCACCATGATCCCTGAAGGTTCAAAATGTTCCTGAGGTTTCTTATAGTGGGACGGCGGGGTGTTTTCCTGCAATTTCCAAATGTCCTGAGCGATCGTCCCCATTTCTTTTGTCCCTGGAGCCATACTACAATGATTTAAGGAGGTTACAAGAGGTTGCTGGTTCTCTGGATATTTACCGGAATAGTGCAGGGCGTGGGGAGCCAGCTGGTGATGGTGGTACGAAGAAGGGCTTTTACAAGTCTGGTGCCAGGAGTCGCCCTGGTTGCCAGCAAGCAGGCAACTAAAGTGGAGTTGGTCCTGGTGATAGATGAGGCGAGCCCGAGTCTCTTCGATTTCCTCGGCACTCCAGCTGATGCCGCAGCGCAGCCGCTGCGCCATGAACCAAGCCTTCACCTTCTCCATGTGCAGGCCGTGACGCAGGCAGAGCAAAGCAAGGTCGGAAAGGCTGGGATACGGGAAATAGCTGAAAGTCTGCAGCAGGTGCTGGTTACTGTCCAGGTCACTTGTCTGGGCCGCCTGGGTCCACACCAGCTGGAGGTGCTCGGAAATGGGTGGCAAGCAGATCAAACCTGGCGGTGAGCCAAGGCAGCCAGAGACGTCCTTATTGGAGGGCATGGCTGCGGCGGTCGAGAAGTCTTCTCTCTTTGGGAATCAGCTGTGGGCTTTTCCGAAGAGCTGgagcagagggaaaagaaaagggaaagagcaAAAAATACATCAGTTGTAGGGGAAAATGGCAAAAGATGCAGCATGGTAAGTAATAAGTAAACGAGGCAAtgttgaaactcaacattaagacaactaagatcatggcatccaggcttcccaattcctggcaaataaatggggaagaaatggaggtagtgacaaatTTTATTGTCCTGGGCTCCAAGaacaccgcagatggggactgcagccaagaaattaaaagaggcttgctcctggggaggaaagctatggcaaacctagacagcatcctaaaaagcagaggcaacaccctgccaacaaaagtgtatatagtcaaggctgtggttttcccagttgcaatgtatggctgtggatggaccataaggaagggtgagcgccaaagaatggaactctggtgctggagaagactcctgcattgagtcccttggactgcaaggcgatccaactggtcagtcccagaggagatcaaccctgactgctctttagaaggccagatcctgaagaggaaactcaaatactttggccacccaatgagaaggaaggactccccggaatagagcctcatgctgggaaagatggagggcaaaagaagaaggatggcagagaatgaggtggctggatggagtcaccaaagcagtaggtgtgagcttcagtagactccagaggatggtaga harbors:
- the HOMEZ gene encoding homeobox and leucine zipper protein Homez, whose product is MPSNKDVSGCLGSPPGLICLPPISEHLQLVWTQAAQTSDLDSNQHLLQTFSYFPYPSLSDLALLCLRHGLHMEKVKAWFMAQRLRCGISWSAEEIEETRARLIYHQDQLHFSCLLAGNQGDSWHQTCKSPSSYHHHQLAPHALHYSGKYPENQQPLVTSLNHCSMAPGTKEMGTIAQDIWKLQENTPPSHYKKPQEHFEPSGIMVNFQNTKETISGAYPPITTLGLDYNLPDSHTMAWSFPTVSQPPPESITPAVNGGSHPTILPLGSSVKAAQPSSKITTSVTDRQNHQHSVSDQQTSLPEVLRKPKRKTKEQLDLLKAFFLHRQWARREDYHQLEQVTGLPRAEIIQWFGDTRYALKHGQLRWFRDNAGHSPEPASSGGPPPLPPPPPPPPPQPCTNPPDTGPLEQYWDTHTQLQENDLPMLCRKSGMSPEQALEWFRSYLPAPCEVEVCLGDDDEEVDEEMAAAMLKAEDEDYEEEEDVEEEEDED